The DNA window TTCGGTGGTTTGATCTTATTATCCACAGTAATCGATTTCTTTTTAGCAGATCTGATCTTCGAATCCAAGGACCAAGTTGTTCGCAAAAGAATGATCGTAATCAGCTTAGTGCTGAATCTTGTATTCATTTTAGGATTTTTTAAATATTATGGATTCTTAAGTGAGAACTTGAATGCCTTCTTGCATACTTTAGGTTTCCAAAGTTTATTCCCTATTCTTAAAATAGTTCTTCCTGTAGGGATTTCCTTTTATACATTTCAGAGTTTGAGTTATACGATAGATGTATATAGGGGAGCAATTCCTTCTGAAAAGAACTTCATTAGATTTGCTTTATTCGTTTCCTTCTTTCCTCAATTGGTAGCAGGACCTATCGTTACTGCCAAAAGTTTTTTACCTCAATTACAAACTGAAAAGAAGATAGAGGATATTCCATTTAGAAAAGCGATCCGCTATTTTTTAATGGGATATTTTAAGAAGGTTGTACTATCGGATAATATTTCTCCGATTGCCGATCTCATCTTTAAAAACCCAGATGTTTATTCTACGGAAGCGCTTTGGTTAGGTGCATTTCTCTTCTGGGTGCAGGTATACTGTGATTTTAGCGGTTATACTGATATGGCATATTCTGCCGCGCTTCTATTAGGTTATGAGCTGCCTGAAAACTTTAGAATGCCTTATATTTCTCAATCAGTTACGGAACATTGGAGAAGATGGCATATCACTCTTTCCACTTGGCTCAGAGATTATGTATATATTTCCTTAGGCGGGAATCGTGTAGGGCTTTTCCGTCATAGATTCAATGTTTGGTTCACAATGTTTGTGGGAGGAATTTGGCATGGAGCCAATTGGACCTTCCTCATTTGGGGTTCTATCCAAGGTGGATTTCTATTAATAGAATCTGTATTAAAAGAATGGAAAGCAAAATGGTTCCCGAACCTAACAATCTCAGATTCTTGGGATAAGGCACTAACCCCTGTTAGAGTTTTATACGCGAGCACAGTGGCGGTTACTTTTGGAGTTATATTCAGATCCGCGAATATAGAATCTGCTCTGAAAATGATACACGGAATGTATGTGTATCAAAGCGGAGAACTTAGGCCTTATATGTTAAAGCAAGGAATCCCTGCGATACTTTGTGTGATCATTGGACATTATATTGGCTGGCTTGTTTATGAAAAAGGAAAGGAGTTCAAGATCCCAGTTTGGTTGGAATTTTCTCTTTATCCTTTGATCGCATTTTGTTTTGCGATCTTAAGTCCTGACGGAGAGATCCCTTTTATCTACTTCGACTTCTGAAAAAAGTAAAACGCTGGACACTTGTCGAATTCGTTTCTAATTTGAACCCTTATCGATGAGCGAGCCCGGTCAAAAACCTAGGAGTCCCAGATTTTATCCCAGAGATTTCGACGAGTATATCGTTCAAGTGGACTCTGGGCTCATCACGTTAGAAGGTAAGCTCGGCAATATTTCCGAATCTGGTATTTGTATATTAATGAGCGGAGAAGATCTACCAGGCTCCATTCCGATCGAAGGTTCAGTCATAGAAAGAAGAACTGGCAAACGTTTAGAATTTTTAGGCGATGTAGTTTGGAAAATCCCAAAGCAAGTAGACTCAAAACGAAAGTTCTTATACGGAATACGTTTCAGAGAGCCTTTAGAACTCACAGAATCTCTTATACTCATTAATCTTTCCTTAGAAGGTTAAAATCCTAAAATCGCATAGGTAAGCGCCCAATTCCTTACGTCATATTTTTATTGCAAAGGCCAGGGAAGAGCCTACCTATGTCGTAAAGGCTTCTAATGATCGAAACCGATAATCCTCATCGCAAACAAACCGTAAGAGAAAAAGAAATCCAACTTCTAAAACGGATCAAAGAAGGGGACGACAAGGCTTACATAGAGCTGACTGGCCCTTATAGGGAAAGATTGTACAGAAAAGCTGTCTCCATGGTAAAAGATGGGGATGACGCAGAGGATATCGTCCAAGACGCACTGATCTCAGGGTATCGCTCCATACGCAATTTTAGGGCAGAATCCGGGGTTTATACCTGGCTTTACCGTATCGTGGTCAATAAATCCAAGGACCTTCTGGCCAAAAGAAAGAGGGCCAGGGAGAATTCCATGGACGATTCGGAGTTCCAGGTCACTGACGATCGTATCAGCTTCGAAAAAAAAGTAGAACTTTCCGACGAGAGTAACTATCTAATCAACAAAATCAACGAACTCGAGGATATATACAAAGAAGTCATCGAGCTCCGGTATTTCGAGGAAATGTCCTATTCACAAATAGCAGAGATCCTCGGAACAAATATCGGAACAGTCAAAAGCCGGCTCTTTAAGGCAAAGGAATTTTTGAAACATCTGATTATGAAAGATGGGAAGAGCGAAGGCTTTTTTAGGTAGTAAGGTATGGAAAAACAAACAAGTAAACAACAGGGCACGAAGTTCGGCTTCTCTTCAATTTTTCAGAAAGAAGATCCGGATCATGTTAAATTAGAAAACTCTCTGGTTCGAGCAGTCTCCGAACTGCGAACGGAACAGATGAAGGATATCAGCCTCTCCAAGGACTTCAATCTTAGATTAGAAAATCTACTCAAAGATGTCCGCTTCGACGAAGAAACTTCTTGGTCCAAGTTCTCCCGCGGTTTTGTCTGGAACCGTTCTTTCCAATACTCACTCAGCGCAGCTCTAGCAATCTTAGTTCTCGCAGTTACAGTAGGTCGTTTTTCTTCTTCTAACGAAACAAGTTTAGCAGAAAGATCAGGGACTCTTACAGTAGGCGAAGACCGCGAATTCGTGGATCTTCCTTCTTCTGCAAGAGTAGATGTGGATCTGAATTCACGTCATCTACTTGAGATTTCCAAAAATCCCCAAGCTTCTAAAACTTTAGGTTCTTTAGAGCAATACTTTATTGAAAAGGGTGATTATAGAACTGCTCAAGAAATCCGCCACGTTCTGGAATCAGCTACCAAATAATTTTAACTAACCTCGAGTTGCGGTCTTTAGTTCTTCGAATAAGACCGCAACAAGTTGACCGGCCTTCATTTCCCTGATTAACTCTATTCCTTGTCCTGACCAAAGAGATAAGAAGTCGGACTTTCCAAGTTCTGCAGATCTCTTTCTGATATCTCTTGTAAAAGCATTTTGAGCGGGGAAGGGTAGAATTTGCCGAGTCTCCATTTCTTTCATAAATCTATTTTCTAAACCTCTTGCGATCCTTCCGGAAAATACACGAGTGGTTTTTGTTTTACGATTTTTAGAAACTAAAGCTTCTCTGTAAGGTTTAGAAGTTCCAGCTTCTTCACATAATAAAAATGCCGTGCCTAATTGTGCTGCACTTGCTCCTAAAGCAAGAACCGCTGCAATTCCTGCTCCATCCATGATACCACCTGCTGCAATTACAGGGATCTTCAAATTATGAACTAAACTTCTTACGAGAGGAAATAATCCAATCCCAGAATCTTCTTCATTTGCGGAGAAGATTCCACGATGCCCACCTGCTTCTATACCTTGCGCTACGAGCAAGTCTACACCGCTTTCCTCTGCTAAAATTCCTTCTTCCAAAGTGGTGGCAGTTCCACAGGTAATGATATGATTCTTCTTACATTCTTTAATATAATCAGAAGATAGAAGTCCGAATGTGAAACTAAATACCTCAGGCCTTTGGCTTAACATTGTTTCGAATTGCCTGTCAAAATCGAGTGAATAAGGAGGTTCAAGTTTGGGAGAAGGAACTCCTAATTCTTCTCTATATTTTTTTGTATCTTCGATTGCCTGATTGATTTGTTCCGCACTGAGTTCTGGAGTTTTTGTAGGCACAAAAAGATTCAC is part of the Leptospira saintgironsiae genome and encodes:
- a CDS encoding MBOAT family O-acyltransferase, with protein sequence MIFPTLEFFLFFSFVFVTHWYILPALIPEPKLRKSLIHIFLLIMSYIFYMSWNWKFGGLILLSTVIDFFLADLIFESKDQVVRKRMIVISLVLNLVFILGFFKYYGFLSENLNAFLHTLGFQSLFPILKIVLPVGISFYTFQSLSYTIDVYRGAIPSEKNFIRFALFVSFFPQLVAGPIVTAKSFLPQLQTEKKIEDIPFRKAIRYFLMGYFKKVVLSDNISPIADLIFKNPDVYSTEALWLGAFLFWVQVYCDFSGYTDMAYSAALLLGYELPENFRMPYISQSVTEHWRRWHITLSTWLRDYVYISLGGNRVGLFRHRFNVWFTMFVGGIWHGANWTFLIWGSIQGGFLLIESVLKEWKAKWFPNLTISDSWDKALTPVRVLYASTVAVTFGVIFRSANIESALKMIHGMYVYQSGELRPYMLKQGIPAILCVIIGHYIGWLVYEKGKEFKIPVWLEFSLYPLIAFCFAILSPDGEIPFIYFDF
- a CDS encoding NAD(P)H-dependent flavin oxidoreductase, with the translated sequence MALENQIVKKFGLKGPLILSPLAGGPSTPELVSAVSNAGGLGSLGLAYETPEQITQIIQKTRSLTSKPIAVNLFVPTKTPELSAEQINQAIEDTKKYREELGVPSPKLEPPYSLDFDRQFETMLSQRPEVFSFTFGLLSSDYIKECKKNHIITCGTATTLEEGILAEESGVDLLVAQGIEAGGHRGIFSANEEDSGIGLFPLVRSLVHNLKIPVIAAGGIMDGAGIAAVLALGASAAQLGTAFLLCEEAGTSKPYREALVSKNRKTKTTRVFSGRIARGLENRFMKEMETRQILPFPAQNAFTRDIRKRSAELGKSDFLSLWSGQGIELIREMKAGQLVAVLFEELKTATRG
- a CDS encoding PilZ domain-containing protein, whose translation is MSEPGQKPRSPRFYPRDFDEYIVQVDSGLITLEGKLGNISESGICILMSGEDLPGSIPIEGSVIERRTGKRLEFLGDVVWKIPKQVDSKRKFLYGIRFREPLELTESLILINLSLEG
- a CDS encoding LIMLP_12425 family protein; the encoded protein is MEKQTSKQQGTKFGFSSIFQKEDPDHVKLENSLVRAVSELRTEQMKDISLSKDFNLRLENLLKDVRFDEETSWSKFSRGFVWNRSFQYSLSAALAILVLAVTVGRFSSSNETSLAERSGTLTVGEDREFVDLPSSARVDVDLNSRHLLEISKNPQASKTLGSLEQYFIEKGDYRTAQEIRHVLESATK
- a CDS encoding RNA polymerase sigma factor, coding for MIETDNPHRKQTVREKEIQLLKRIKEGDDKAYIELTGPYRERLYRKAVSMVKDGDDAEDIVQDALISGYRSIRNFRAESGVYTWLYRIVVNKSKDLLAKRKRARENSMDDSEFQVTDDRISFEKKVELSDESNYLINKINELEDIYKEVIELRYFEEMSYSQIAEILGTNIGTVKSRLFKAKEFLKHLIMKDGKSEGFFR